AAACTTGCCCAATTCTTATCCTGCCTTGAAAGATCTGCCCCCCAAACCTCATAAATATTCTGACTTTGCCTTCTCCCCTAGGAGGCACTAGCAAGACTATCAAAGTGCTGTCCATCTCTCATAAGAATAAACTTAGCTTGGCCATATCAACTAATTGTTTGGCTGTTAGTTGGAGGAATAAGGCATCCAACAGTATTCCCAGTATTGTCAAAAATGTTGTCTCTTGACAAACATTCCTTCTACTATTTAGAAAAAGGTATGAATTGCCTTAAActtctattttttacattttatttattgaattctCTTTAATTTAGGGTTgagcttcctttttcttctagAACAGAAAGATTGAACTTAGTGTGTGAACTCAAATGTTGAATCAGCCTTCCTATCTTTTTAACTGTGGTTTCTGTAACCCTAGGAGTGTGCCGTAAAGGATAACACTTGTAGCAGCAATCCTCCTCTTGGCCCATTGGAGCAAGAATGGCCACTGTTTTCCTTCTAGAGGTTCTTAAAGAGTCAATAGGGGCTCTTTGAAGTAACTAATAAAAAAGGGCATGCTGGGAATAAGAAATCTGGCCCAAAAGAGAGCAGCCAAAACAACCACAAGTTATTCCACAACCACTTCCCATAGTTCTGCTACCAAGAGACTCCGTGGCCCTCTGCAGTCTTGTGCCAGCTCTGGGTATTCTACTATGAGCCGTGTAAGGCCTGAGATACCCACCAAGGAGCAGACATTGGACTTGGAGGTGCTGGTGCAGCTCAGCCATACTGCCTGAGGAACTGCAGGACTGGATACAGAAGCAATCCAGAGAGTGGGGAAGAGGCAGTGGCTATGCTGGAAGATCTGGAGAGGAAGTTAAATTAATCAGGCCAGCAGATAGGAAAGGGCCCTATGCTCAGTGGAGACAGAGTTGGGAAGTGGGCATCCAAGCTGGTCCTTTGTGGGATCTCTGGGGATCATTTACTTGTGGGCCCTTCAGTTGCCTAAATGAGCTTGCTTATCCTCAGGTTTCAACCCACGCTTGGACACAGGAAGCACTTTCTGAGACATCAGTACCTCTGGATCCAGCTAAGAAAGCAGCATATCTCCAGCCTCACACCATGGAAATCCAGCTTCAGGACCCTCAACACCAACAGGATTGTGGTTAGTGTTGACACGTAGGTCATATAGCTCCCCTGAAGACCTTAGAATCGTTCATTATTCAGCAGATGTATATTAAGTACCTGTtatattccaggcactgtgcAAGGCATTGGGTATAATAAACAGAGTGGACATGATCTGTTTTCATGGAGCTTACAACAGTCTGATGACAGAGGCATTAAACAAATAACCACACAAATAAATATGCTGTGATAGATTGTATATGGGGAGAGAGATATGTCAGAGGCCTCTTTAAGAAAATAacgcgctgctgctgctgttgctgctgctgctgctgctaagtcgcttcagtcatgtccgactctgtgcgaccccatagacggcaacccaaaaggctccgccatccctgggattctccaggcaagaatactggagtgggttgccatttccttcttcaatgcatgaaagtgaaaagtgaaagtgaaggtgctcagtcgtgtcccactcttcgcgaacctgtgcactgcagcctaccaggctcctctgcccatgggattttccaggcaagagtactggagtgggttgccattgccttctccaaatagcaTGCTAACTAATCCTAAAAGTAGAATAGGAATCAACCAAGTGAATAGTAGAGGTGGAAAGCATTGTAGGCCAGAAGGGCATGTGCAAAaccaaatgggaaagaaattGGTGGGTTTGAAAGATGGCCAGTGTGACTGTCTCCAAGCTGTCTTTTCCTCCATTTAGCGTCTTTTGTCACACAAAGCAAACCACTTTTCCCTGCATTATTTCTACATGGTTATAAATTCTGCCCTTTACTCTGGGCCCTAAAAATGTGATTACTGCAGGGAGAACATGGCTTGAATGGGATaatctctcactttttttttcagaaactattgatcattgaggaagtgGCCGCATCTCTCACCCTGAAAGAGTGGGGGTTGTTGGGACTCTACTCAGAGGAACTTCTGTAGGAAAGACAGGCAAAGGAATTATGTGATCATGCTTTCCTTGGATGAGGTTAGATGGGAGGCTAGGGTCTGCTAAAGAACCTTCTCTGTGTTAGTGCTGTTTTCTTGAGAATTTCAGTCTCAAATAACCCACAGAGTGTACTTTCAGATTTGACAGATTCCCAGTGTTCTTTGTAAGAAGAGTAATAATGTCTCTGGGAGCTAAAGCAATTTCTGTCTCTTTTATCCTGTGTGTCTAAAGTCTAATCTCCTTGTTCTGCATGTTTGGACATGTGATACTTCTCTTTGGCTGATCTCTCATGTTTTAATATTCCTAGAGGTCTTCCCATTATTCCTTAGAACACTCTGCACAAAGTTGTTTCATGCTTCCATCTTGATACCTGCCATTGCTGGCTTCCTGTCTTGTTTTGTTACTCCCACAGTTTCTGCCCTTTCATCCCTCTCTACCCAACTTGTGGTCTCCCTGATGAACCCACTCTTATCTGAGATCTTCTATTGTTTACAGTGATTATTCATTGGATCCCTCTTCATCCTCCCTGATTTTTCTCCACTCTTTTCTTGAATCACTCCCTCCCCGTCCAGTGGCTGCTAATCTTCTCTTCCTTTGCCATCTCCCGATTTCCTCTTCAAATGTTGTAAAGTCATTTTGTTAGTATGTTGAAGCTGTGTATGTCtaataaatgtttcattttatttcctatatATTTCAGTGACATTTGAATACTGTGTTTTTTACTTCAGGTGATGTgataagaataaagaaagaagaaccTGATGAAAAGCAGGAACTTACTGTAGATATGGAATCCCAAGAAAAGTTATCAGACCAAATCAATGGAGAGGCTTTTGAATGTGGAGAAACCCAAGATCATAAAGGATGGATGGAAAGATATCAGAGAAACACTTCAAATGAGAAGAGATACAAGTGTGATGAATGTGGGAAAAGATTCACTCTAAAGTCAAGTCTCATTAGACATAAAAGAATCcaccctggagagaaatcctatTCATGTAATGTATGTGGCAAAACTTTCATTCAGAGCTCAGAGCTTACTGACCATCAGAGAATACATAGCCAGTTAAAACCACATCAGTGTGATGAGTGTGAGAAAGGCTTTTATTACAGGGCACATCTTGTTCAGCATCAAAGGATCCACTCTGGAGAAAAACCTTTCCAATGTAGTGAGTGTGGGAAAGCTTTTCATTATAGCGCAGGCCTTATTCGACACCAGAGGACCCACACAGAAGAGAAACCATACCAGTGTAATTACTGTGGGAAAGCTTTTCATTACAACTCGGGCCTTATTCGACACCAGAGGAcccacacaggagagaaaccttacCAGTGCAACGACTGTGGGAAAGCTTTCTGTCTGAGCTCACACCTGATacaacatcagagagttcatactggagagaagccataCCAGTGTAGTGAGTGTGGGAAAAGCTTCAGCCAGAGCTCAGGCCTCTTCCATCACCAGAGAAGCCACAGTGGGGAGAAACCATAtgaatgtgatgagtgtggaaaGGCTTTCAGTCATAGTTCAGCTCTTGTTGGACACCAGAGAATGCACAGTGGAGAGAGGCCCTATGAGTGTGATGTGTGTGGGAAAGCTTTCGGCTATAGCTCACATCTTCTGGGACACCGAAGAATCCACACCGGAGAGAAGCCATATGAATGCCATGTGTGTGGAAAAGCTTTCCGGCAGAGCTCACACCTCATTGTACATCAGCAAATCCACACTGAAGAGAAGCCCTGGTAATGTCCAGAGTTATGTAGAATTTTCCATCTATGCTCATTCCTGTGGGACATCAAAAAAGCACAGCTAGATGTAGGGAACTCTGTGATCACTATTGCAATTTCAGCAGTCACTCAGAAATACTTATAGAAGCTGAGATAGACAAGCACCTGACAGTTTACCAAACAAAACACTGATGTTCTGCcactgagcacatcatgtgaTGAACTAGGACATTGGAAGGGTTCATTTCATTATTCTGAAACTTTTCTTCTCTGAAACAAGTGGCTCCAGCAATCTAAATGTTCTGTTAGACATATAACGAGATTTTAGAGATTACtactgtttcttttctccttccctttccattcttccctctttttttttttttttggctaaagtATGAATTTAGAATTAACATCTGatctacactttaaaaaaaactatgagTTTTTGGTTAGCTTGATAAAATATATTAGCCTATGAACTATATACACTAAAAATATTGTGTACTACAAAAGCCATTGGAATAATATTCCAATAATAATATTGGAATGAACTATGACTTGCATGGGTAGGATAGGTTAGGGGTGGTGGAGCAAGATTTATCTTGCAATTTCCCAGTGACCTTTTGCATCTTAAATCAGAGAAAGCAAACAGGCCAATGGGTTCTATTTAGCCTGTGCATGCATTTTTCTCACAAATTATGATTATATCTTGGTAATATAAAATTATTGCCATTACTTAAAGAGATTTTACATAAAATCTGACTTTCCAGATTCTCTTACAAAAATGCATGATGTGGCAACACCAGGCACCACATTCCCATGTGGGAACAATTGGCTAAACCTGACTATTGTCTAGCGAGACATGGTCCCCACTGCTACACAGCTTCCTACTGTCTTATATACCTCCCTTCGTTCATTTTGCCTGTGTGACCCCTACCGCTGCCTTAAGGATTTCTCAAGGAGGCTTCAAGGCTCTAGGTCCCTTACCACCAAAACAGCTTCACTTTAATTAGTTTTATATATTGGCCTCCCAAATAAGATGTCTCTGAAGATTTTCTGCTAACAACAGTTTGaagatttaaatgataaattttaaaatgtaacttgaGCACCTTAAGGTAGAGGAAAgccactttaaaattttctttagatAGAATTTATAGGTAATCTATTGAAAGTCAATAATAATAGCTTctaaagaaaagctctgacaaacctagacagcatattaaaaagcatagtcattactttgctgacaaaggtccatctagtctatggtttttccagtagtcatgtatggatgtgagagtggaccataaggaagcctgagtgctgaagaattgatgatgcttttgaactgtggtgttggaaaagactcttgtcagagtcccttggattgtaaggagattgaaccagtcaatcctaaagggaatcacccctgaatattcactggaaggactgatactgaagctccaatactttggccacctgatgcaaagagctgactcattagaaaagaccctgatgctgggaaagattgaaggcaggaggagaaggggatgacagaggatgagatgattggatgtcttcaccaactcaatggacatgagtttgagcaagctccaggcaatggtgaaagacaggaaggccttgtgtgctgcagcccatggggtcacagagtcaggcacaactgagcgactgaacaacaaaaacaacaaaccaaaTTCTTAGAGAGCAGTTAATCAGGtgagatgaaaaacaaaaacacatatgAAGAGAATCAACATttaagtgaaaaattgaaaaaatgcaGGTCCAAAAGTAGAGATCATTTGGAGAAGAGAACCGTTGAAATGTGAAGCATTCAGTAATAGAAGCAGCTATGGGAAAGCAGTGGGTTAAGGTCTGAATAGGCAAGCGGGGCGGggtgaaaagaaaaagcagttaagaaaggaaaagatgagGATAAACTGAGAGAAGGAAAGCAGCAAAGAGAAGTTAGGGGAAAGGGGGAAAGGTCAGAGACATTCgaaaaacaaatttcaaataggaaatggaagcaatgaaaacagaagtgaaaaggCAGTCTATAAAGAAACGTGAAGGGGAGATTGAGGATTTGCAGAGGCTGGTGTACTTGCTTTGATCATGGATCTCCCAGTGACAGAGTAATAGTCAATCCTTTATTTCCATGCCATGGAGGCCAAATCCCTCATATGAAAGAACCAAACCTGTATTCACTAATGTCTTTACGAATCACTCAGGATCCTGGCCCTGTGTGGGTCTCTGAGATTTGAGACACAGGacacttctcttttctctaccATACTCTAAGCCCCAGCTTGAACTCTGCTCAGCCTGGACTCTACCTTCTTAGCAAAACCAACAAAGCAAAAGGATTCTCTTGAAGAGCAATAATATATTCTTGGCCTCTCTGGGatgcattgttgttcagtcacttaagtcgtatccaactctttgggaccccgtggactgtagcctgccaggctcctcttgtctgcggggtttttccaggcagtaattctggagtggattgccatttctttctccaggggatcttcccaattcagggatcaaacctgcatctcctgcattggcagactgattctttagctctgagccaccaggggagcccctctcGCTCACCTAACCAACCACAAATCATTTTCTTGGCTCTATTTTCAGACAATACCCAGGATCTTGCCACTTACCACTCCTACTGCCTCCAGGCTTGCATATTCCATTAAAGAGGGAAAAGCACGTTGAGAGATAGTAATACCCATTATGAATTAAATAATATCTGCAAAAGGAAAAGCCCTTCGCAAACTATGATAGTAGCTACCATTTGTTGAACGCCAGTGTCCCAGACACTATACCAGGCACCTTATTATATATCTCATGTAAACTTTCCATCTCTTCTAGGAACACTATTATATCTCAAACAGTgtctacatataatttttaaaatgaaaagttttattaTATTACAGTTAAGCAGCCtactaaaatatttatagaataagaTCACAcaactattttaaacatttaaagtagCAAAAATTGGAAGTAAATGACCACAAAATGTCAACAGTAACTGCATATAGGTGATGAAAatagattccttttgtttctatttcttttatattcCAAATGGAAAAGTTAGAATTTATCTATAcatgtaaactttttaaaaattaaagtactaCAGAATATCTGAGCCTTCCTGGAGatgattttttaatagttttgtgtttgggttttttttttttttcagtttaaatatttaaatattcagtttaaatatttcagtattgaCTTATGAATGAATTTTGGAACTAATGGTTtttcattaagatttttaaaaattttggtagCATACTTATTTCCTCACCTGCTATTATTTGATGAGAAGATACTGATACTATCTGATGAGGAAACATTGATAATTTTTCTCTCAGTTGGATTTACCATGGGTTTGTTGTTTTTATGGGCTTGTTTACAAAGATTTCATTCTTAGATTTATTAACATgacttttttctaatttctaattcATTTACTTCTTTTATCTTGATTTCTTCTCTAACCTTTTCCTTGGGggtttcttcctcattctttttctgatttcttgaCTTGAATTCTTGGTTCATTTTGTTTCTGTCTGTCTAAATAGTGAAAGCAAGTGAGTGCATATGTCTACCAAGACTGATTTAAGTTGTCAACTATGTTTTCtgggtttttattttgctttgttttgttttgttagtcTTTCTGGGAGATAAActagagagggaagagggaaggcttTCCTTGTCATACACTGTCTGCTTATGTCTTGGTAAAGAGGTCAGAGAGGCTTTATCCCAGCAGAGGAAGGACATACCTAAGCCAACAGCAGAGACAGGATTTTAACAGGATATCGGTGACAATGGTTGGAAGCCTCATTTTGCCTGGTGTTCAACCACTCAACCACAGCCAGTGCTCCAAGGTACTGGTGAGTTGATTCTCTGAAGCTGACAAGTGACTGAAGCCAGGGGTATCTGAAGAATACTCAGAACTACTCAGGAAGTTCATGGCCTGTAGTGAGGTTTGTGTTTGAAAACCTGGTAAAAGAATTTGATAGAACAAACATTAAATAAGGAAGGAGAGACATGCTAATAGTCCATCATGCACTGAaggggaaacaaaaatatttaatcattttctaGGTTTTCTACTTGCTCAGTTGGCTATGTGAGACATACTATGCAGAGCAGGGGTTATCCTTTGTCTAAATTTTATAAAGCTTACTTGATAATTCATTTCTACACCCTTTCTAAATGTTCCACCTAGGTTTACTTGATTACTTATATTTACCCTTCAGAAGCACAGGGAAGTTGGATCTGATTTTCATCTTAAAGGAGTTACATTCTTTTACAGGATAACTTGTCAGGCAAAGAatttcagagagagaaaagagatatTGCAAGCAGGAAAATTATTTGCAAGTTGTGAAaaataaggttttaaaaaatatttttctgtttataccATTATTaggcttttataaaaaaaaattaaaaatgtagtgTATTAAAAAAGTGTGGGTTCTCCGTAAGTTTATCCCAAGTGATAATCATTGAGAACACAATTAAGATgattattttacaaaaatgatGATATCATATACTGTTTGTTTACTCATATGCCTTTAGCATCTTGTAGTTTTTACTTCTAAAAATGACTGGGCATGTAGAAACTTAAATTCCCAAATGTTAGATGTTTGGGTTTTCCAATATGAAAAATGTTTGTGTACATGTTCAAACATTTGTAAAACTATTTTATATGGATAATTCAAAGCTAAGTTGCTGGATCAAGAGGTATGAACATACTAATTTTAACAGCTCTTGCCTTCCAAAAATATACAACTAACAGTGCCTCTATTTCCACATACTTTTCAATATTGAATATTCTCAATCTTTGTCTTTCATAATCTTTAGGGTTTTAgaaatctcattgttttaatataaattcttTATCAATTTTGAATACATTTTAACAGTTGTTTATCAAAAACTGTTCCAAAAATGCTGACTTACGTCCTTTGCCAATTTTTCTATTGGCTTGttcatgttcttttctttttcagagatCTTTGCTTATTAGGAAAATTTGCCCTGTGTCTTTGAGGTGTGtggcatattgtgtgtgtgtgcgtgtgtatgtgcgtgtgcacacacacacactgagcttATATTTTAGGAGGTTTTTTTCCCAtagaaaaattctaaatttttacATCACCAGttccatttatctttctcttcttgaCTTTTCAGTTATGTCTTTAGGGGTTTTATGCCATACTTAGAAAGGCCTTCCCCACTCCAAGGTAGCAATAGTTTCACACTTAAAAGTTCATCTTTAACACAGCAGGCAGAGAAATCTGTAATGCCTAAGTCTGATCATGCTACTCTTCTGCTCAGAAATTCTGAATGGCTTCTCCTTTTGGAGTACAAAGTAATATCCCTACACTCACTGACAATCACATTTCTCTCTCTGTACTCCCAACACCCTTTTGTTCCTTCAGCTCCAGACACAGAAATCTCCTTCCTGTTCTTAGATTATTTCAAACACAGTTCACTCTCGGCCTTTGCGTTTTCTAACCCTCTCCCAGAAACACCTTTGCCCCTGATGGCTCATTTGCTCATCTTCCTGAGTCTTTGTTCAGAAGTCCTTGGTGATCACCCTATTAGAATTGCATTACTACTTCATTCTCATCCCAAactccatattttctttattttctccaaagTACTAACATCTACCCCCAacaatatatttttcttgtttattgccTGCCTCACGCCCCATCCTTTctgccacccaccccccaccccgaatTATAAATTCCATGAAGGCAAAGGCATTGTTCTGCTTTAAACTACAGTTCCAGCTTGCAGAACATTGCCTGGCATGGTAGGTGAATAAGCAATattgtgaaagaaagagaaggaggaaaaaaaacacctAAGCTTTCTTATGTATCATATTGGTAAAGACCAAAATATTTTGTAACATTATGTTGACAAGTATAGGTTAACATCACAAGTGGGTTCCAAGATTAGTAATTTGGCGGtaacaaaaatacaaatgctcCAACTCTGCACTCTAGTAAATCCTTAGCTCTAGAAATATATACTATGGATATACCCTTATACACAAGAAGTTATGTGCAGGGTaatttattgaaaaagaaaacctaCATAACCACCAACAGGGtcattattaataaattatgGTATAGTTGAACCCtatgtgattatttttctttaaaagaaaaaagagcaaaatgaaatGTCTTTTATGTACAAATTCCGGAAtcaattagtagaaggaaaaaaaaaaagttgcagaactgctaccatgtgtgtgtgtgtgcgtgtgtaattTACAATGTATTAGTTTTCGGTGtatagcagtgattcagttattacatatatatatatattctttttcagattcgttTCCACTGTTATAATTCTTTATAAATATTGAACCCTGTGAATGCATTACATATTCATATTGTTTAATAATTGAGTCAAAAACTTTGagagagaactttaaaaaaaaaaaggcaaagaaaacttCAGCGAGCGCTTAAGTCCCATAAGTCAAATGTTCACAAGTGGGATCCTCCACAAGCTAGAACTGACTCCTCCACCGAGGCGAGGCTTCCTAGAGCGGCCCGGAAGTGCCTGGCTGATAGTAGCGGAGCGTCGATTGGTCAGTCAGTCTTTGTTCGGGCCGCCCCAAAGGACGCTAGCTGTCACACTTGTTCCTCCAGGCGTGAGGTGAGTCTCTCCCGGCTCCTAAGTGGAGGAGGGGACAGGGCACAGTTGTAAGCAGCAATCCGCTCCCCACACCTCCCCCTTCCAGGCTGCCCCTCCAAACAGCTACGAGGGAGGACTAGGGCCGACATGCCCGGAGGACGGAGCTAAAGAGGAACACTGATTGTCAGTTGCTCTGCGAGGGTACTCTTACAACCCTCTTCCTGAATTGGAGCATGTACCCCACAACCACTGAATCCTACGGACCGGTCCACCTCAGGTTGTGGAATGAAAAAGCCTCTTAGCAAAGTTATTAATACTCAGCGTTTACTCAATGCTTGCTGCTAGGCCAAGGGCTTTGCCTACTAATTTACACATCAACCCTATGAGAAACCTGagaatttttacagatgaggatctAGTAACTTGCTTTAAATTACACAACAGCCCAGATTCAAATTCATGTTCCTGCTTCAGTGTTCTTATTTACAGCCTCATATCAGActgtttgggcttctctggtggctcagacggtaaagaatttgcctgcaatgcaggagacccaggttcagtcccttggtcgggaagatcccctggagaagggaatggcaacccactccagtattcttgcctggagaatctcatggacagaagagcctggtgagctacagtccatggggtcgaaaaaagttggacatcactgagcaacagATTGTTTACTCAGTTCTGGTAGCTTCCTTTTATTAGTGTTTG
The sequence above is a segment of the Capra hircus breed San Clemente chromosome 23, ASM170441v1, whole genome shotgun sequence genome. Coding sequences within it:
- the LOC108633410 gene encoding zinc finger protein 501-like isoform X1, giving the protein MEVGTEWRMLSREVSTHAWTQEALSETSVPLDPAKKAAYLQPHTMEIQLQDPQHQQDCGDVIRIKKEEPDEKQELTVDMESQEKLSDQINGEAFECGETQDHKGWMERYQRNTSNEKRYKCDECGKRFTLKSSLIRHKRIHPGEKSYSCNVCGKTFIQSSELTDHQRIHSQLKPHQCDECEKGFYYRAHLVQHQRIHSGEKPFQCSECGKAFHYSAGLIRHQRTHTEEKPYQCNYCGKAFHYNSGLIRHQRTHTGEKPYQCNDCGKAFCLSSHLIQHQRVHTGEKPYQCSECGKSFSQSSGLFHHQRSHSGEKPYECDECGKAFSHSSALVGHQRMHSGERPYECDVCGKAFGYSSHLLGHRRIHTGEKPYECHVCGKAFRQSSHLIVHQQIHTEEKPW
- the LOC108633410 gene encoding zinc finger protein 239-like isoform X2, with the translated sequence MEIQLQDPQHQQDCGDVIRIKKEEPDEKQELTVDMESQEKLSDQINGEAFECGETQDHKGWMERYQRNTSNEKRYKCDECGKRFTLKSSLIRHKRIHPGEKSYSCNVCGKTFIQSSELTDHQRIHSQLKPHQCDECEKGFYYRAHLVQHQRIHSGEKPFQCSECGKAFHYSAGLIRHQRTHTEEKPYQCNYCGKAFHYNSGLIRHQRTHTGEKPYQCNDCGKAFCLSSHLIQHQRVHTGEKPYQCSECGKSFSQSSGLFHHQRSHSGEKPYECDECGKAFSHSSALVGHQRMHSGERPYECDVCGKAFGYSSHLLGHRRIHTGEKPYECHVCGKAFRQSSHLIVHQQIHTEEKPW